The proteins below come from a single Kitasatospora sp. NBC_00315 genomic window:
- the mutA gene encoding methylmalonyl-CoA mutase small subunit, translated as MTVLPEGLPLAAEFPDATREQWQLLVEGVLRKSGASNVEGVLAEDALSTDIGDGLRARPLYTAADAAADPGYPGFPPFVRGGRAAGSVLSGWDVRQCHAHPDPRHTNEAVLADLENGVTSLWLTVGEGGVPVDALAEVLKGVYLDLASVVLDPGADFVAAAERLLAVYAQCEVPAEAACGNLGADPLALLARTGSSEHTTRQLADAAALAATAVRRHPNLRALTVDALGYHDAGASAAQELGCSLATGVAYLRELTAAGLSVDEACGQLEFRYAATADQFLTIAKFRAARRVWARVAQVAGAAADASAQRQHAVTSRVMMTERDPWVNMLRTTVACLAAGVGGAEAVSVLPFDEALGLPDAFARRIARNTQAVLLEESHLGRVIDPAGGSWYVERLTDELAGAAWAWFQEIERAGGQYAALRSGLVGERIAETWARRCEDIAHRREPVTGVSEFPNLGEQPVVRERAVAQGGGGLPRVRRSGAFEALRTRSDEWLAATGARPLVFLAAIGPAAVHAGRSAFAANLFQAGGIATGLGEGGEPAALVAAFAASGARVVCLCSSDGLYAEQGEAVAAALKAAGAVRVLLAGKPGGQREAYQRAGVDGYVFAGCDAVAALTSVLDEIGAAR; from the coding sequence ATGACGGTCCTGCCCGAAGGGCTCCCCCTGGCCGCCGAGTTCCCGGACGCAACCCGTGAGCAGTGGCAGCTCCTTGTCGAAGGCGTCCTGCGCAAGTCAGGCGCCTCGAACGTCGAGGGCGTCCTGGCTGAGGACGCCCTCTCCACCGATATCGGGGACGGGCTCCGCGCCCGCCCGCTGTACACCGCCGCCGACGCGGCGGCCGACCCCGGCTACCCGGGCTTCCCGCCGTTCGTGCGCGGGGGCAGGGCCGCCGGGTCGGTGCTCTCGGGCTGGGACGTGCGCCAGTGTCACGCCCACCCGGACCCGCGGCACACCAACGAGGCGGTGCTGGCGGACCTGGAGAACGGCGTCACCAGCCTCTGGCTGACGGTGGGCGAGGGCGGTGTGCCGGTGGACGCCCTGGCGGAGGTCCTGAAGGGCGTCTACCTGGATCTCGCGTCCGTGGTCCTCGACCCGGGCGCTGACTTCGTCGCCGCCGCCGAGCGGCTGCTCGCCGTGTACGCGCAGTGCGAGGTGCCGGCCGAGGCGGCCTGCGGCAACCTGGGAGCCGACCCGCTCGCACTGCTCGCCCGTACCGGGTCGAGCGAGCACACCACGCGGCAGCTGGCCGACGCGGCGGCGCTGGCCGCCACCGCCGTCCGCCGGCACCCGAACCTGCGGGCCCTCACCGTGGACGCCCTCGGCTACCACGACGCGGGCGCCTCCGCCGCGCAGGAACTCGGCTGCTCGCTGGCGACCGGCGTCGCGTATCTGCGGGAGCTGACCGCCGCCGGGCTGAGTGTCGACGAGGCCTGCGGGCAGCTGGAGTTCCGCTACGCGGCCACCGCCGACCAGTTCCTGACCATCGCCAAGTTCCGTGCCGCGCGCCGGGTCTGGGCCCGGGTGGCGCAGGTGGCCGGTGCGGCTGCGGACGCCTCGGCGCAGCGCCAGCACGCCGTCACGTCTCGGGTGATGATGACCGAGCGTGATCCGTGGGTGAACATGCTGCGCACGACCGTCGCCTGCCTGGCGGCGGGGGTCGGTGGTGCGGAGGCGGTGAGTGTGCTTCCGTTCGACGAGGCGCTCGGGCTGCCGGACGCGTTCGCCCGTCGGATCGCCCGCAACACCCAGGCCGTGCTGTTGGAGGAGTCGCACCTGGGGCGGGTGATCGACCCGGCCGGAGGGTCCTGGTACGTCGAGCGGCTGACGGATGAGTTGGCGGGTGCGGCCTGGGCGTGGTTCCAGGAGATCGAGCGGGCCGGCGGCCAGTACGCCGCGCTGCGCTCGGGTCTGGTCGGCGAGCGGATCGCGGAGACCTGGGCCCGGCGCTGTGAGGACATCGCGCACCGTCGTGAACCTGTCACCGGTGTGAGTGAGTTCCCCAACCTGGGCGAGCAGCCGGTGGTTCGCGAGCGGGCGGTGGCGCAAGGTGGTGGCGGCCTGCCGAGGGTTCGGCGCTCGGGGGCCTTCGAGGCACTGCGCACCCGCTCCGACGAGTGGTTGGCCGCTACCGGCGCGCGTCCGTTGGTCTTCCTGGCGGCCATCGGCCCGGCGGCCGTGCACGCCGGGCGCTCCGCCTTCGCCGCCAACCTGTTCCAGGCCGGTGGCATCGCCACCGGGCTCGGTGAGGGGGGTGAACCGGCCGCGTTGGTGGCGGCGTTCGCCGCGAGCGGCGCCCGGGTCGTCTGCCTGTGCTCCAGTGACGGGCTCTACGCCGAGCAGGGCGAGGCCGTCGCGGCGGCGCTGAAGGCGGCGGGCGCGGTGCGCGTGCTGCTGGCGGGCAAGCCGGGCGGGCAGCGGGAGGCGTATCAACGGGCCGGGGTGGACGGGTACGTCTTCGCGGGCTGCGACGCCGTCGCCGCCCTCACCTCGGTTCTCGACGAGATCGGAGCGGCACGGTGA
- a CDS encoding 4'-phosphopantetheinyl transferase produces MIEQLLPPTMVGVERFGDAADAYLYPEEERAVAAAVPKRRQEYTTVRACAREALATLGAEPGPILSGARGAPVWPQGVVGSMTHCAGYRAAAVAHRADVLAVGVDAEPHEPLRDPGMIELLTVPAERPHLRELAARRPEIHWEKLLFSAKESVYKAWFPLTGLWLDFHEAELTVDPMAGVFRARLLVPGPVVGGVRLPGFEGRWLVRSGLVVTSVTVTEETVAKARRAELR; encoded by the coding sequence ATGATCGAGCAGCTGCTGCCGCCCACGATGGTCGGCGTCGAGCGCTTCGGGGACGCGGCCGACGCGTACCTCTACCCCGAGGAGGAGCGCGCGGTGGCCGCCGCGGTGCCCAAGCGGCGCCAGGAGTACACGACCGTACGGGCCTGCGCCCGCGAGGCGCTGGCGACGCTGGGCGCCGAACCCGGGCCGATCCTCTCCGGCGCGCGCGGGGCGCCGGTCTGGCCGCAGGGCGTGGTGGGCAGCATGACGCACTGCGCCGGGTACCGGGCCGCCGCGGTGGCGCACCGCGCCGACGTCCTGGCGGTCGGGGTGGACGCCGAACCGCACGAGCCGCTGCGCGACCCCGGGATGATCGAGCTGCTCACCGTCCCGGCCGAGCGGCCGCACCTGCGCGAGCTCGCGGCCCGCCGACCGGAGATCCACTGGGAGAAGCTGCTGTTCAGCGCGAAGGAGAGCGTCTACAAGGCCTGGTTCCCGCTCACCGGTCTCTGGCTGGACTTCCACGAGGCGGAGCTGACCGTCGACCCGATGGCCGGCGTCTTCCGGGCCCGGCTGCTGGTGCCGGGACCGGTGGTCGGAGGGGTCCGGCTGCCGGGATTCGAGGGCCGCTGGCTGGTCCGGTCGGGACTGGTGGTGACCTCGGTGACGGTCACCGAGGAGACCGTCGCGAAGGCGCGTCGCGCCGAGCTGCGCTGA
- the aroH gene encoding chorismate mutase: MQGVRAFRGAVQLEQDDPQELLTAVKALLTEVLAVNGLSPDDLISIIFTATPDLRSAFPARAARELGITEVPLMCAQEIDVEGALPRTVRVLVTAESGLARSLVRHVYLGGARVLRADLAPAGRERVDAVGPGSR, translated from the coding sequence GTGCAGGGGGTACGGGCGTTCCGTGGCGCCGTCCAGCTCGAACAGGACGATCCGCAGGAGCTGCTGACGGCGGTGAAGGCACTGCTCACCGAGGTGTTGGCGGTCAACGGGCTGAGCCCGGACGACCTGATCAGCATCATCTTCACCGCCACCCCCGACCTGCGCAGCGCCTTCCCGGCGCGGGCCGCCAGGGAGCTCGGCATCACCGAGGTGCCGCTGATGTGCGCCCAGGAGATCGACGTCGAGGGCGCCCTGCCCCGGACGGTACGGGTGCTGGTCACCGCCGAGAGCGGGCTCGCCCGCTCCCTGGTGCGCCACGTCTATCTCGGCGGCGCCCGGGTGCTGCGCGCCGACCTGGCCCCGGCCGGGCGCGAGCGCGTGGACGCGGTGGGCCCGGGGAGCCGCTGA
- a CDS encoding class II 3-deoxy-7-phosphoheptulonate synthase — protein sequence MPQSPTRTLSPTQPWRVLPAAQQPDWPDRDALGAVLDDLRTFPPLVFARECDTLRARLAAVARGEAFLLQGGDCAETFDGVSADQIRNKLKTLLQMAAVLTFAAEVPVVKIGRVAGQYSKPRSAKTETVDGVTLPVYRGDAVNGLAFTPESRTPDPQRLKRIYHASAATLNLIRALVTGGYADLHDVHAWNQDFVRASPAGRRYEQLASEIDSAFAFMRACGVDPQELRNTEFYTSHEALILDYESALTRPDEVTGELYGLSGHMLWIGERTRQLDGAHIAYAAGVNNPIGVKLGPTTTADDALALIDRLDPNRVPGRLTFITRMGADRVRDLLPPVVEKVTANGARVVWVCDPMHGNTFTSASGHKTRSFDAVLDEMAGFFEVHQALGTHPGGIHLEITGDDVTECVGGAEGLRAEDLHQRYESACDPRLNRSQSLDLAFLVAEMYRGRGGVAGAPAGEVG from the coding sequence ATGCCTCAGAGTCCGACCCGCACCCTTTCACCGACGCAGCCGTGGCGCGTGCTTCCGGCGGCCCAGCAGCCCGACTGGCCCGACCGGGACGCGCTCGGCGCCGTCCTCGACGACCTGCGGACCTTTCCGCCGCTGGTGTTCGCCCGTGAGTGCGACACCCTGCGGGCCAGACTCGCCGCGGTCGCCCGCGGCGAGGCGTTCCTGCTCCAGGGCGGGGACTGCGCGGAGACCTTCGACGGCGTCTCCGCCGACCAGATCCGCAACAAGCTGAAGACGCTGCTGCAGATGGCCGCGGTGCTGACCTTCGCGGCCGAGGTGCCGGTGGTGAAGATCGGCCGGGTGGCCGGTCAGTACTCCAAGCCGCGCAGCGCGAAGACCGAGACCGTGGACGGCGTCACGCTGCCGGTCTACCGGGGTGACGCGGTCAACGGTCTCGCCTTCACCCCCGAGTCCCGCACCCCGGATCCCCAGCGCCTGAAGCGGATCTACCACGCCTCGGCGGCCACCCTCAACCTGATCCGCGCCCTGGTCACCGGCGGCTACGCGGACCTGCACGACGTGCACGCCTGGAACCAGGACTTCGTCCGGGCCTCGCCGGCCGGCCGCCGCTACGAGCAGCTGGCCTCGGAGATCGACTCGGCGTTCGCCTTCATGCGGGCCTGCGGCGTGGACCCGCAGGAGCTGCGGAACACCGAGTTCTACACCAGCCACGAGGCCCTGATCCTCGACTACGAGAGCGCGCTCACCCGGCCCGACGAGGTCACCGGCGAGCTGTACGGCCTCAGCGGCCACATGCTCTGGATCGGCGAGCGCACCCGCCAGCTGGACGGCGCCCACATCGCGTACGCGGCGGGCGTGAACAACCCGATCGGCGTCAAGCTCGGCCCCACCACCACCGCCGACGACGCGCTGGCGCTGATCGACCGGCTGGACCCGAACCGGGTGCCCGGCCGGCTGACCTTCATCACCCGGATGGGCGCCGACCGCGTCCGCGACCTGCTGCCGCCGGTGGTCGAGAAGGTCACCGCGAACGGCGCCCGGGTGGTCTGGGTGTGCGATCCCATGCACGGCAACACCTTCACCTCGGCCTCCGGCCACAAGACCCGCAGCTTCGACGCGGTGCTCGACGAGATGGCGGGCTTCTTCGAGGTCCACCAGGCGCTCGGCACCCACCCGGGCGGCATCCACCTGGAGATCACCGGCGACGACGTCACCGAGTGCGTCGGCGGCGCCGAGGGCCTGCGCGCCGAGGACCTGCACCAGCGCTACGAGTCCGCCTGCGACCCCAGGCTCAACCGCAGCCAGTCGCTGGACCTCGCCTTCCTGGTCGCCGAGATGTACCGGGGCCGGGGCGGCGTCGCCGGTGCGCCGGCCGGCGAGGTGGGCTGA